The genome window GATTAGTGTATTTTTCGCGCTTACAAAATTCTATGAGATTGGTATTGGCATGCAATCTGCCTCATCATCCGGCATTCCATATGAACCACGGAAACTGACAGTAAAAGAAGGATACTGGATTATAAAAATCATCCACATCTATCTCGGCGCAATGATCGGCATCAAAGTTTCCCGCCTCATTTTAATAGGTGAGAAGCGAAACTCTTTTATCCCGGCGGAGAGAAAAATATTACTCCTCTACACAGGCTTAATTCTGATTTACGTAGCGCTAATATTTGCCGCTGCCATTATTATTGCCAAACCCGTCTTTATGGCGTATCGCTATAATCTTTCATCCATTCAAATGTTTATAGTCGCAGCAATTTCAACTAGTGCCGTTTTCTATTTTTATATCCGGCTCGCGCTACTATTTCCTGCCATTTCACTGGGAAGCGGCGTGAAACTAGCGACAGCATGGAAAGCCGGCTCGAAGAATTTTTTGCATTTTCTGTTAATTTTTTCTGTCGCGCTGATAATTTTTTACTTTACCCAGCTATTGATTTTTTCATATATCGAGAAATTCACCTTGAAATTACCCGCTCTTTACATATTGAGCATCGAAACCTTATACAAAGGAATTTCATTAACCATGTTTTTCGTTGTTGCCGCCGCTTGCTCTTCATGGATTTACATCAATCATGTACGCGATTTTAAAAAATTAAAACTCGATTAAAAAAATAAAATAAAACATCGCATCAGATTAATTTTGATAAAATTAACCGAAGATCAAGAGCAGTCGTATCGAGATTAAATTTATCCCGCAAACATTCGACCAGATCATTCACGCTATTGATATTTTTACGTCGAACAGGAAATTGCATCGAACGCTCTGTAAAAATTTTATTTGATAAAGTTAAACGACCACTATGGGAAATACGACAAATAACCAGATTCGAAAGAAAATGTGACATGGGGAATGTGGAGGTATACCAGTTAGCCAGCTCATAATCAATCCACTCAGCAGGACGCAAATCGAAACGATAAATTTTTTTCCATACTCCATTCAGCTCAACTTCCAGCTCCAGGGTCTCTCGCTCTGAAGCCACGAGACGGAACCATTCGAACGAAGTTTGCTGCACCTTACCGGCAACTAACTCGATCGGCGTTGGCAGTGTGACACCACCAAATCCAACATCGCAAATATAAGATTTACCCTCCAAATCCACCCGCAGCAACATATGGGTGCAAGCTGCATTTGAACTCGGCACACCACCCCAAAGCACGCGTGCAATCAACGGCGTAACACAGAAGCCCAATTCCATCAAAACGTTGTAGAACAGCGTATTTTGCTCAAAACAATAGCCACCGCGACGGTGATTAACCAGCTTTTCCACAATAGATGGCAAGTCGATTAGTGCAGGCACACCAATCAGCGAATTAATATTCTCAAATGGAATAGTCTGGGTATGCAGCTCGTGCAATTCACGCAGAACATTCAATGCCGGGCTATACGCCTGACCTCGATAATCAATACGCGAAAAATAACGCTCAAGATTTAACACATCACACCGACTGATTAAATATATTCAGCTGGAGATACTAACCAGCCGAATATCAGTTAAATTTCTATTTAAAAGCCTTTTAGAGCGGCAGTAGCGACAGCAGGAACATTAATGCCGTTATTCGATGCAAACTGAACCGCCTGACTCAATGTTACAACAAGTGATTTTAGCTGGCCAGGTGCAGATTGCGCGATATACGATGCTGCTTGAGCTGTCTGCGGATTCAGGCCAGATTGCAATAACGAAGCGGGATTCATTTGAGTAATGTTTCCGAGACCTGAACTCAAGCCTGCGTATTGACTAACACCTTTACCAAGCGCCGCCAGTCCTTCTGTAAAGGCTTGTTTATTAACTGGTGGTGCCGAAACGCCGCGACTCATGAACGCCTGAGTCAATGCCTGCGATACCGATTGTTGAGTGCCCCCTATTTTCGAAAGCTGATTGACAGATGGCGTTCCATTCAACAGGCCAGCCGCTTGCTGGATTTGCCCGACCGAACTGGATAAACCCATCGCCGAAGCAAGATTCGACTGTCCATTTAAAACCTCTTGATTCGCACCAATATAATTTTGAAGCAAGCCAGACAGTCCACCTGTTTCAGTAGACACCGCCGAATGCCCACCAATTCCAAATTGAGATAGATTTAGCTGAGCATGTGACGCATTAGATATCAGCAAACCCGTACTAACAAATAGCGAGAGGATATATTTATTCATTTAATTCTCCTTTCCAGTGATGAAAAAGCTTCGACCATATATTCAAGATTGCGTTCGCCAAAAACATCTAATAACGCGCTATTAAATATTGAGATCGACTTCTCGCCACCCTCCGCCCGTGTCATACGAGCGCAGAAACAGATCATTGGAAGCGGGGAAAATCAGCGGCAACAACGTGTTAAGTGCAAGTGCTTAACTAACAAATAGACAACAAACATTCTGATTAACGAGACAAGGCCGCATAGTACGTTGAGCTCCCAAACGCCGGCAGAATTCGCAGCAAAGTATCGGACAACACTGATTGCTCCTGCCGAGCAGAAACCGATTTGAACAGAACTTTCCTAGAAGTCCTTTGGTTCTATCGATGGGGTAGAACGATACCAACTTGAGATATGACTAACGAGCGATTAGCTAAAACGACAGAAGGCAATCAAAGCGGCGAAGCCGGGAAGTCAATGCTGCGTGGGTGAGAAGCGGGAGCGGCAGGAAGGGGGAAGTGTAGCCGGGATGGCGGTCAGGCGGGGGGAGAGGGCGCGGGGGGTGAAGCGGAAGGGGGTGTAAAGACACACAAAGACAAACGCCCCGCAAGCGAGTGCGAGCGGGGCGAATGAGGAGATGGAGCCTGACGATTACCTACTTTCACACGGGAATCCGCACTATCATCGGCGTGGAGTCGTTTCACGGTCCTGTTCGGGATGGGAAGGGGTGGTACCGACACGCTATGGTCATCAGGCAAAGCTGTAACCCGGTCTGGCGATACCAGACAGGGGAATCGGGAAGAAGCAGCAAGGTAATGGGGTTGTGAGTGTGGCACGAACACAGACTCAAACCACGTGGCCCGTGAGTAAATACTCATGGAAACACACTGGTTATAGGATCAAGCCTTACGGGCAATTAGTATCAGTTAGCTTAACGCATTACTGCGCTTCCACACCTGACCTATCGACGTCCTGGTCTCGAACGACCCTTCAAGGGGCTTGAAGCCCCGGGGATATCTCATCTCAAGGCGAGTTTCCCGCTTAGATGCTTTCAGCGGTTATCTCTTCCGAACATAGCTACCCGGCGATGCCACTGGCGTGACAACCGGTACACCAGAGGTTCGTCCACTCCGGTCCTCTCGTACTAGGAGCAGGTCCCTTCAAATATCCAGCGCCCACGGCAGATAGGGACCAAACTGTCTCACGACGTTTTAAACCCAGCTCACGTACCTCTTTAAATGGCGAACAGCCATACCCTTGGGACCGGCTACAGCCCCAGGATGAGATGAGCCGACATCGAGGTGCCAAACACCGCCGTCGATATGAACTCTTGGGCGGTATCAGCCTGTTATCCCCAGAGTACCTTTTATCCGTTGAGCGATGGCCCTTCCATACAGAACCACCGGATCACTATGACCTGCTTTCGCACCTGCTCGACTTGTCGGTCTCGCAGTTAAGCACGCTTATGCCATTGCACTATCAGCACGATTTCCGACCGTACCTAGCGTACCTTCGTACTCCTCCGTTACACTTTGGGAGGAGACCGCCCCAGTCAAACTGCCTACCATGCACTGTTCCCGACCCGGATAACGGGCCAGGGTTAGAACCTCAAACAAGCCAGGGTGGTATTTCAAGGATGGCTCCACGCGAACTGGCGTCCACGCTTCAAAGCCTCCCACCTATCCTACACAGACCGGTTCAAAATCCAATGCAAAGCTACAGTAAAGGTTCATGGGGTCTTTCCGTCTAGCCGCGGGGAGATTGCATCATCACAAACATTTCAACTTCGCTGAGTCTCGGGAGGAGACAGTGTGGCCATCGTTACGCCATTCGTGCAGGTCGGAACTTACCCGACAAGGAATTTCGCTACCTTAGGACCGTTATAGTTACGGCCGCCGTTTACCGGGACTTCAATCAAGAGCTTGCACCCCATCATTTAATCTTCCGGCACCGGGCAGGCGTCACACTCTATACGTCCACTTTCGTGTTTGCAGAGTGCTGTGTTTTTATTAAACAGTCGCAGCCACCAGTTTATTGCAACCCCTTCACCCTTCTGGCGCAGGCCAGTCAAGCTACAGGGGCGTACCTTATCCCGAAGTTACGGTACCAATTTGCCGAGTTCCTTCTCCCGAGTTCTCTCAAGCGCCTTAGAATACTCATCTCGCCCACCTGTGTCGGTTTGCGGTACGGTCTTGTTAAACTGAAGCTTAGAGGCTTTTCTTGGAACCACTTCCAGTTGCTTCACGGCCTGAGCCGCTGGCTCCGCACCCTTGAATCCTGTACCCGGATTTGCCTGAGTACCTTCTCCAGTGCAGCGACCGGGACTTCCAACACCCGGACAACTTTCCGCGATCCGTCCCCCCATCGCATTTAACAATGGTGCAGGAATATTAACCTGCTTCCCATCAGCTACGCATTTCTGCCTCGCCTTAGGGGCCGACTCACCCTACGCCGATGAACGTTGCGTAGGAAACCTTGGGCTTACGGCGAGGGGGCTTTTCACCCCCTTTATCGCTACTCATGTCAGCATTCGCACTTCCGATACCTCCAGCGCACTTTTCAATGCACCTTCGCAGGCTTACGGAACGCTCTCCTACCATGCACATTACTGTGCATCCGCAGCTTCGGTATATTGCTTAGCCCCGTTACATCTTCCGCGCAGGACGACTCGATCAGTGAGCTATTACGCTTTCTTTAAAGGATGGCTGCTTCTAAGCCAACCTCCTGACTGTTTTAGCCTTCCCACTTCGTTTCCCACTTAGCAATATTTGGGGACCTTAGCTGGCGGTCTGGGTTGTTTCCCTCTTGACACCGGACGTTAGCACCCGATGTCTGTCTCCCGTGATTGCACTCTTCGGTATTCGGAGTTTGCTATGGCGAAGTAATCCGCAATGGACCCTTCAACCATGACAGTGCTCTACCCCCGAAGGTGATACACGAGGCACTACCTAAATAGTTTTCGGAGAGAACCAGCTATTTCCAGGTTTGTTTAGCCTTTCACCCCTATCCACAGCTCATCCCCTAACTTTTCAACGTTAGTGGGTTCGGACCTCCAGTACGTGTTACCGCACCTTCATCCTGGCCATGGATAGATCACCTGGTTTCGGGTCTACACCCAGCGACTGAACGCCCTGTTCGGACTCGCTTTCGCTACGCCTGCCCTAATCGGTTAAGCTTGCCACTGAATGTAAGTCGCTGACCCATTATACAAAAGGTACGCAGTCACCCCTTGCGAGGCTCCTACTGTTTGTATGCATGCGGTTTCAGGATCTATTTCACTCCCCTCCCGGGGTTCTTTTCGCCTTTCCCTCACGGTACTGGTTCACTATCGGTCGATCACGAGTATTTAGCCTTGGAGGATGGTCCCCCCATCTTCAGACAGGATTTCACGTGTCCCGCCCTACTTGTCGTACACCTAGTTCTTCCTCGCTGTTTTCGCCTACAGGGCTATCACCTGCTATGGCCGCACTTTCCAGAGCGTTTGGCTAACAACAAAGATAAAGAGTACAGGCTGATCCCATTTCGCTCGCCACTACTCTGGGAATCTCGGTTGATTTCTTTTCCTGCGGTTACTTAGATGTTTCAGTTCACCGCGTTCGCTTCACATGACCTATGTATTCAGTCATGGATACTCCATTCGGAGTGGGTTTCCCCATTCGGACATCTTCGGATCAAAGCTCGTTTGCCAGCTCCCCGAAGCTTTTCGCAGGCTACCGCGTCCTTCATCGCCTGTGATCGCCAAGGCATCCACCACATGCACTTGTTCGCTTGACCCTATAACGAGTGTGTCTCTTGCGGCCAGCATGACTGCTCTGGCCTGCTCCCCGGGGGGAGCCGCTTCACATCGTTACAGGTTGAGTATTGCGTTGTGCCGTATTCCAGGTCATCTTTCGATGAACTTTAAAATACATTGATACAATCACAACCCTGACCAGTCTACTTGCGCCCATCTCGAGGCACTTTCTTCTGGTCTCTTTACTACTTCTTCCTGATTTTTAAAGAACGACAGCCGGTACTTTCATACCAGTTGAGTGGCGCAACCGCCAATGCGCAACCCTCGCAGCCTTCACTTTCGTGAGACCGCAAGTCCTGTGCATTGAAGATTGGTGGAGGATGACGGGATCGAACCGACGACCCCCTGCTTGCAAAGCAGGTGCTCTCCCAGCTGAGCTAATCCCCCAACTCATACATCCCAGGCGTCTTCACCGGCAGCCACCGCAGACAAAGATGGTGGGTCTGGCTGGATTCGAACCAGCGACCCCCGCCTTATCAAGACGGTGCTCTAACCAACTGAGCTACAGACCCCTGAGTCTGTCCTGATTACAGCCGATAAGCGTGAGCACTTGATGTTGACACGTGAGCTCGAGAAAGGAGGTGATCCAGCCGCACCTTCCGATACGGCTACCTTGTTACGACTTCACCCCAGTCATGAATCCTACCGTGGTGACCGTCCTCCTTGCGGTTAGACTAGCCACTTCTGGTAAAACCCACTCCCATGGTGTGACGGGCGGTGTGTACAAGACCCGGGAACGTATTCACCGCGGCATGCTGATCCGCGATTACTAGCGATTCCAGCTTCACGCAGTCGAGTTGCAGACTGCGATCCGGACTACGATCGGTTTTCTGGGATTAGCTCCCCCTTGCGGGTTGGCAGCCCTCTGTTCCGACCATTGTATGACGTGTGAAGCCCTACCCATAAGGGCCATGAGGACTTGACGTCATCCCCACCTTCCTCCGGTTTGTCACCGGCAGTCTCCCTAGAGTGCTCTTGCGTAGCAACTAGGGACAAGGGTTGCGCTCGTTGCGGGACTTAACCCAACATCTCACGACACGAGCTGACGACAGCCATGCAGCACCTGTGTTACGGTTCTCTTTCGAGCACTTTCACCTCTCGGCAAAATTCCGTACATGTCAAGGGTAGGTAAGGTTTTTCGCGTTGCATCGAATTAATCCACATCATCCACCGCTTGTGCGGGTCCCCGTCAATTCCTTTGAGTTTTAATCTTGCGACCGTACTCCCCAGGCGGTCAACTTCACGCGTTAGCTACGTTACTAAGGAAATAAATCCCCAACAACTAGTTGACATCGTTTAGGGCGTGGACTACCAGGGTATCTAATCCTGTTTGCTCCCCACGCTTTCGTGCATGAGCGTCAGTATTGGCCCAGGGGGCTGCCTTCGCCATCGGTATTCCTCCACATCTCTACGCATTTCACTGCTACACGTGGAATTCTACCCCCCTCTGCCATACTCTAGCCCGCCAGTCACAAATGCAGTTCCCAGGTTAAGCCCGGGGATTTCACATCTGTCTTAGCGAA of Paraburkholderia bonniea contains these proteins:
- a CDS encoding arylamine N-acetyltransferase family protein, which gives rise to MLNLERYFSRIDYRGQAYSPALNVLRELHELHTQTIPFENINSLIGVPALIDLPSIVEKLVNHRRGGYCFEQNTLFYNVLMELGFCVTPLIARVLWGGVPSSNAACTHMLLRVDLEGKSYICDVGFGGVTLPTPIELVAGKVQQTSFEWFRLVASERETLELEVELNGVWKKIYRFDLRPAEWIDYELANWYTSTFPMSHFLSNLVICRISHSGRLTLSNKIFTERSMQFPVRRKNINSVNDLVECLRDKFNLDTTALDLRLILSKLI